The following coding sequences lie in one Longimicrobium sp. genomic window:
- a CDS encoding VWA domain-containing protein, giving the protein MWKRSPILLVLLLAACNESGYEQRSSMQREELVDFSEISAEPAGTVLHEIEPRFPDVAEGVAPGVEHGVARRDRERYASLAENRFMDARRAPLSTFAIDVDAASYSNVRRFLTSGTLPPADAVRIEELVNYFDYDYPDPAGQDPFSITTEVSAAPWNPRHRLVHVGLQGRRMSTERLPPSNLVFLVDVSGSMQSPDKLPLVQESLRMLTDQLRRQDRVAIVLYAGQAGVALPSTSGADKATIRRAIDAMYAGSSTDGAGGITTAYETVRRNYMPGGNNRVILATDGDFNVGVSSDAELVKLVERERNDGIALTVLGFGTGNYQDSKMEALADHGNGNYAYVDDVGEARKALVEEMAGTLHTLAKDVKIQVEFDPARVQSYRLIGYENRALAARDFRDDRKDAGDLGAGHSVTALYEVVPRAGADGGELLTVRLRYKAPNGVHSRALSRAVPNRVTPAARASDDFRFAAAVAEWGMLLRGSAYRGSASYDAVLARARSARGPDLQGHRAEFVQLVEASRRLGVGGG; this is encoded by the coding sequence ATGTGGAAGCGCTCTCCCATCCTGCTGGTCCTCCTGCTGGCAGCCTGCAACGAATCCGGATACGAGCAGCGCTCATCGATGCAGCGGGAGGAGCTGGTCGACTTCTCGGAGATCAGCGCCGAGCCCGCCGGGACCGTTTTGCACGAGATAGAGCCACGGTTCCCGGACGTTGCCGAGGGGGTTGCGCCCGGCGTTGAGCACGGCGTGGCGCGGCGGGACAGAGAGCGCTACGCATCGCTGGCGGAAAACCGGTTCATGGATGCGCGCCGGGCGCCGCTCTCCACCTTTGCCATCGACGTGGACGCGGCATCGTACAGCAACGTGCGCCGCTTCCTCACCAGCGGCACCCTGCCGCCTGCCGACGCGGTGCGGATCGAGGAGCTGGTCAACTACTTCGACTACGACTATCCCGATCCCGCCGGCCAGGACCCGTTCTCCATCACCACCGAGGTTTCCGCGGCGCCGTGGAACCCGCGCCACCGCCTGGTGCACGTGGGGCTGCAGGGGCGGCGGATGAGCACGGAGCGCCTCCCGCCCAGCAACCTCGTCTTCCTGGTGGACGTCTCGGGTTCCATGCAGTCGCCGGACAAGCTGCCGCTGGTGCAGGAGAGCCTGCGCATGCTCACGGACCAGCTTCGCCGCCAGGACCGCGTCGCCATCGTGCTGTACGCGGGCCAGGCGGGCGTCGCGCTTCCCAGCACTTCCGGCGCGGACAAGGCGACCATCCGCCGCGCCATCGACGCGATGTACGCGGGCAGCTCCACCGACGGCGCGGGCGGCATCACCACGGCGTACGAGACGGTGCGGCGCAACTACATGCCCGGCGGCAACAACCGCGTGATCCTGGCCACCGACGGCGACTTCAACGTGGGCGTCAGCAGCGACGCGGAACTGGTGAAGCTGGTCGAGCGCGAGCGCAACGACGGGATCGCGCTGACCGTGCTGGGCTTCGGCACGGGGAACTACCAGGACAGCAAGATGGAGGCGCTGGCCGACCACGGAAACGGCAACTACGCCTACGTGGACGACGTCGGCGAGGCGCGCAAGGCGCTGGTGGAGGAGATGGCGGGGACGCTGCACACGCTCGCCAAGGACGTGAAGATCCAGGTGGAGTTCGATCCGGCGCGCGTGCAGAGCTACCGGCTGATCGGATACGAGAACCGCGCCCTGGCCGCGCGCGACTTCCGCGACGACCGCAAGGATGCAGGCGACCTGGGCGCCGGCCACTCGGTGACCGCGCTCTACGAGGTCGTCCCCCGCGCCGGCGCGGATGGCGGGGAGCTGCTGACGGTGCGGCTGCGCTACAAGGCGCCCAACGGCGTGCACAGCCGCGCCCTCTCTCGCGCCGTGCCCAACCGCGTCACGCCCGCCGCGCGCGCATCGGACGACTTCCGCTTCGCCGCGGCCGTAGCGGAGTGGGGGATGCTGCTGCGCGGCTCCGCCTACCGCGGCTCCGCATCGTACGACGCGGTGCTTGCCCGCGCCCGCTCCGCCCGCGGCCCGGACCTTCAGGGCCATCGAGCCGAGTTCGTGCAGCTCGTGGAAGCGTCGCGCCGGCTGGGCGTGGGGGGCGGCTGA
- a CDS encoding outer membrane beta-barrel protein, whose amino-acid sequence MMKKVTFVLAALSVLGVAGTASAQSAIPLSVEIRGDAAIPAGDFADDIENGIGFTGSAALQLVPGFGLYGSYSRTNFSIDGAEDDVLDQGYSAGLTASLGGAAGRPTPYVAAGLLFHELEVEETEVGDAKMGFEVGAGIAIPLGQRIRVTPAVGYRQYNIEGLSLGGVLNTDMNVSYLNAGVGLNIAF is encoded by the coding sequence ATGATGAAGAAAGTTACGTTTGTTCTGGCGGCTTTGTCGGTGCTGGGTGTGGCGGGTACGGCCTCGGCGCAGTCCGCGATTCCGCTGTCGGTGGAGATCCGCGGCGATGCGGCGATCCCGGCCGGGGACTTCGCGGACGACATCGAGAACGGCATCGGCTTCACTGGGAGCGCGGCGCTGCAGCTGGTGCCCGGCTTCGGGCTGTACGGCAGCTACAGCCGCACCAACTTCTCCATCGACGGCGCCGAAGACGACGTGCTGGACCAGGGGTACTCGGCGGGCCTGACGGCCTCGCTGGGCGGCGCCGCGGGGCGCCCGACTCCGTACGTGGCCGCCGGGCTCCTCTTCCACGAGCTGGAGGTGGAGGAGACCGAGGTGGGCGACGCGAAGATGGGCTTCGAGGTCGGCGCCGGGATCGCGATCCCGCTCGGCCAGCGCATCCGCGTCACCCCCGCGGTGGGCTACCGGCAGTACAACATCGAGGGCCTGTCGCTGGGCGGCGTCCTGAACACGGACATGAACGTGTCGTACCTCAACGCCGGCGTGGGGCTGAACATCGCCTTCTAA
- a CDS encoding pyridoxamine 5'-phosphate oxidase family protein — protein sequence MSEWKDGKHGANENVPTEKKLAELYRLIEGIEIAMFTTRRADGHLVSRPMAAQGQAEGADLWFATDVESHKLDELETDPHVNVSFYRDRTREWVSVSARARLVRDRAKIHELYKPDWRAWFGDEGGERDGGPDDPRIVLIAVDADSVVYMVNNTPRPVVLFEVVKGIVTGSEPNIGETRTLSGQEMHGSA from the coding sequence ATGTCGGAATGGAAGGATGGAAAGCACGGCGCGAACGAGAACGTGCCCACCGAGAAGAAGCTGGCGGAGCTGTACCGCCTGATCGAGGGGATCGAGATCGCGATGTTCACCACGCGCCGCGCGGACGGGCACCTGGTGTCGCGCCCGATGGCGGCGCAGGGGCAGGCGGAGGGCGCGGACCTCTGGTTCGCCACCGACGTGGAATCGCACAAGCTGGACGAGCTGGAGACGGACCCGCACGTCAACGTCTCCTTCTACCGCGACCGCACGCGCGAGTGGGTGTCGGTGAGCGCGCGCGCCCGCCTGGTGCGTGACCGCGCCAAGATCCACGAGCTCTACAAGCCCGACTGGCGCGCCTGGTTCGGCGACGAGGGCGGCGAGCGCGACGGCGGCCCGGACGATCCGCGCATCGTCCTCATCGCCGTGGACGCGGACTCGGTGGTCTACATGGTGAACAACACCCCGCGGCCCGTCGTCCTCTTTGAGGTCGTGAAGGGCATCGTCACCGGCAGCGAGCCCAACATCGGCGAGACGCGCACGCTGTCCGGGCAGGAGATGCACGGGAGTGCGTGA
- a CDS encoding DMT family transporter — protein sequence MNPRTLHRLQILGAALLFSTGGAAIKATTLTSWQVAGFRSGIAALAIILLVPSARRGWSWHVVPVGLAYALTLVTFVTANKLTTSANAIFLQSTAPLYVLLLSPLLLREKIRRSDVAFMAPIALGLALFFLGAEEPVRTAPDPARGNLLGAASGLLYGFTVMGLRWTGSRGEGSAVPTIAAGNLFAFLLCLPAALPVTGGGTGDWLAVGYLGVFQIAAAYVLLSAGIRHVGALEASTLLLLEPALNPVLSWIFHGEEPSGWAIAGGVLIIGATVLKTWWDGRAVTEPEAAPG from the coding sequence GTGAACCCGCGCACCCTGCACCGCCTCCAGATCCTGGGCGCCGCCCTCCTCTTCTCCACCGGGGGCGCGGCCATCAAGGCGACCACGCTCACGAGCTGGCAGGTGGCCGGGTTCCGCTCGGGAATCGCGGCGCTCGCCATCATCCTGCTGGTGCCGTCGGCGCGGCGGGGGTGGTCGTGGCACGTGGTGCCGGTGGGGCTGGCGTACGCGCTGACTCTGGTCACCTTCGTGACCGCGAACAAGCTGACGACGTCGGCCAACGCCATCTTCCTGCAGTCCACGGCGCCGCTCTACGTCCTGCTGCTGAGCCCCCTCCTCCTGCGCGAAAAGATCCGCAGGAGCGACGTGGCGTTCATGGCGCCGATCGCGCTGGGGCTCGCGCTCTTCTTCCTGGGCGCCGAGGAGCCGGTGCGCACCGCGCCGGACCCCGCGCGCGGCAACCTGTTGGGCGCGGCGAGCGGCCTTCTGTACGGCTTCACGGTGATGGGGCTGCGCTGGACGGGGAGCCGCGGCGAGGGGTCGGCCGTCCCCACCATCGCCGCGGGAAATCTGTTCGCCTTCCTCCTCTGCCTCCCCGCCGCGCTCCCGGTGACGGGCGGGGGGACGGGGGATTGGCTGGCGGTGGGGTACCTGGGGGTCTTCCAGATCGCGGCGGCGTACGTCCTGCTCAGCGCCGGAATCCGCCACGTCGGCGCGCTGGAGGCGAGCACGCTGCTCCTGCTGGAGCCCGCGCTCAACCCCGTCCTCTCCTGGATCTTTCACGGCGAGGAGCCGAGCGGCTGGGCCATCGCGGGCGGCGTGCTGATCATCGGCGCCACCGTCCTGAAGACGTGGTGGGACGGGCGCGCCGTCACGGAGCCGGAGGCGGCGCCGGGGTGA
- the zapE gene encoding cell division protein ZapE, with the protein MLSLDTLLSGLPRRPEAGELLAGFVPPPRFADKGFDDYRPDSRHPSQGAAVQRLREVAAELREGTRVGWRGLFRPSRTGSGVYLDGGFGVGKTHLLAALWNAAPAPRAYLSFDELVYTMGLLGVEGTRELFSGQRLVCVDEWELDDPGNLRMAIAFLRGALADGARVAATSNTVPDELGRGRFPQKSFAAEIEELSAAFETLRVEGEDFRHRLFRADPGRALFLDDAGMEEAARTAAPRTLRAPFAALLAALGDVHPIRYATLADSLEGLLVDDMAPIGSMAEGLRWVHFIDKVYDDALPLAATSRASLGEIFPSDFVAGPFGKKFSRCLSRMEEMLGEGPG; encoded by the coding sequence GTGCTTTCGCTGGACACGCTGTTGAGTGGACTTCCGCGACGCCCCGAGGCGGGCGAGCTGCTGGCCGGCTTCGTACCGCCGCCGAGGTTTGCGGATAAGGGGTTCGACGACTACCGGCCCGATTCCCGGCATCCGTCGCAGGGGGCGGCGGTGCAGCGGCTGCGCGAGGTGGCGGCCGAGCTGCGGGAGGGGACGCGCGTGGGGTGGCGCGGACTCTTTCGCCCGTCGCGCACGGGAAGCGGGGTGTACCTGGACGGCGGCTTCGGCGTGGGGAAGACGCACCTCCTGGCCGCGCTCTGGAACGCCGCGCCCGCCCCACGCGCCTACCTCAGCTTCGACGAGCTCGTCTACACCATGGGGCTGCTGGGCGTGGAGGGGACGCGCGAGCTGTTCAGCGGGCAGCGGCTGGTGTGCGTGGACGAATGGGAGCTGGACGACCCCGGCAACCTGCGCATGGCGATCGCCTTCCTGCGCGGCGCGCTGGCGGACGGCGCGCGCGTGGCCGCCACCTCCAACACCGTCCCCGACGAGCTGGGGCGCGGCCGCTTTCCGCAAAAGAGCTTCGCCGCCGAGATCGAGGAGCTGTCCGCGGCGTTCGAGACGCTCCGCGTGGAGGGCGAGGACTTCCGCCACCGCCTCTTCCGCGCCGACCCCGGCCGCGCGCTCTTCCTGGACGATGCCGGCATGGAGGAAGCCGCCCGCACCGCCGCTCCCCGCACGCTGCGCGCGCCCTTTGCCGCCCTCCTCGCCGCGCTGGGGGACGTGCACCCCATCCGCTACGCGACCCTCGCGGATTCGCTGGAGGGGCTGCTCGTAGACGACATGGCGCCGATCGGGAGCATGGCGGAGGGGCTGCGCTGGGTGCACTTCATCGACAAGGTGTACGACGATGCGCTGCCGCTCGCGGCGACCTCGCGGGCGTCGCTCGGCGAGATCTTCCCAAGCGACTTCGTGGCGGGGCCGTTCGGAAAGAAGTTCTCGCGCTGCCTGTCGAGGATGGAGGAGATGCTGGGGGAGGGGCCTGGTTGA
- a CDS encoding ferritin-like domain-containing protein, with product MAVTEMRELLLHELGDILYAERKFLTGTKGMAREVNSPEMKARLEEHVRETEGQIERIQEVFKVLGEKARAEKCEAAIGLREEHDSFKSEEKPSKPILEAFDIGSGLRIEHYEIAAYRTAIAIATAMGENECLPLLQESLLEEEAMAKFLEKNAVRAVKKLIAQTQAE from the coding sequence ATGGCGGTTACGGAGATGCGGGAGCTCCTCCTGCACGAGCTGGGCGACATCCTCTACGCCGAACGGAAGTTCCTGACCGGCACCAAGGGGATGGCGCGCGAGGTCAACAGCCCGGAGATGAAGGCCCGTCTGGAGGAGCACGTGCGGGAGACGGAAGGGCAGATCGAGCGCATCCAGGAAGTCTTCAAGGTGCTCGGCGAGAAGGCCAGGGCGGAGAAGTGCGAGGCGGCGATCGGGCTCCGCGAGGAGCACGACTCCTTCAAGTCGGAGGAGAAGCCGTCCAAGCCGATCCTCGAGGCCTTCGACATCGGGTCTGGCCTGCGCATCGAGCACTACGAGATCGCGGCCTACCGCACCGCCATCGCCATCGCCACCGCGATGGGCGAGAACGAGTGCCTCCCCCTCCTCCAGGAGAGCCTGCTGGAAGAGGAGGCGATGGCCAAGTTCCTGGAGAAGAACGCCGTCCGCGCGGTCAAGAAGCTCATCGCGCAGACGCAGGCCGAGTAG
- a CDS encoding GlsB/YeaQ/YmgE family stress response membrane protein, protein MNILWMIILGLIAGAIAKLIMPGRDPGGIIVTILLGIAGSVVGGFLWNTVMGGNGDNKAGLIGSVIGALILLALYRMVAGRRSHV, encoded by the coding sequence ATGAATATCCTTTGGATGATCATCCTCGGCCTGATCGCTGGCGCCATTGCCAAGCTCATCATGCCGGGCCGTGATCCGGGTGGCATCATCGTGACGATCCTGCTGGGCATCGCGGGCTCCGTGGTCGGCGGGTTCCTGTGGAACACCGTGATGGGCGGCAACGGCGACAACAAGGCCGGGCTGATCGGCTCCGTCATCGGGGCGCTGATCCTGCTGGCGCTGTACCGCATGGTCGCCGGCCGCCGCTCGCACGTCTAA
- a CDS encoding bifunctional oligoribonuclease/PAP phosphatase NrnA — translation MSEPVQTLEKPPTPLEESATRAAELASLLSSRRGEKHVVAIQDFPDPDAISTGLAYLEIARRFGVEVDVMYDGKISHPENLALVNLLELHLVPYEEGLELDGYNAAVFVDNQGTTTHLTERLAAAGVPTLAVIDHHDAQGVLDPIFSDVRPVGAAATLISEYLESGELLTLEPGNEAHVRLATALMHGLHSETDGFVHARPPEYRAAAYLSRFMDSVLLERVLCVQKSHATLRIIEEALRSRVVRSGFSVAGVGCVRLADRDAIPQAADFLLTEENVHTVIVYGLLEDGDEGREVISGSLRTNKATLHVDRFLKECLGNDPRGRPYGGGRSRAGGFEIDVGFLTGDDDDDEQQRLKWALFDRRIRRKIFEAAGVEHLDDVFEEESPKS, via the coding sequence ATGTCCGAACCCGTGCAGACGTTGGAGAAGCCCCCCACGCCGCTCGAAGAGAGCGCGACGCGCGCGGCCGAGCTGGCGAGCCTCCTCTCCAGCCGGCGCGGCGAGAAGCACGTGGTGGCCATCCAGGACTTCCCGGACCCGGACGCCATCTCCACGGGGCTCGCGTACCTGGAGATCGCGCGGCGCTTCGGCGTGGAGGTGGACGTGATGTACGACGGCAAGATCAGCCACCCGGAAAACCTCGCGCTGGTCAACCTCCTGGAGCTGCACCTGGTGCCGTACGAGGAAGGGTTGGAGCTGGACGGGTACAACGCCGCCGTCTTCGTAGACAACCAGGGCACCACCACGCACCTCACGGAGCGCCTCGCCGCCGCCGGCGTGCCGACGCTGGCGGTGATCGACCACCACGATGCGCAGGGCGTGCTCGACCCCATCTTCTCCGACGTGCGCCCCGTGGGCGCGGCGGCCACACTGATCTCCGAGTACCTGGAGAGCGGCGAGCTGCTGACGCTGGAACCGGGCAACGAGGCGCACGTGCGCCTGGCCACGGCGCTGATGCACGGCCTGCACAGCGAGACGGACGGCTTCGTCCACGCGCGCCCGCCGGAGTACCGCGCCGCCGCGTACCTGAGCCGCTTCATGGACTCGGTGCTCCTGGAACGCGTGCTCTGCGTGCAGAAGTCGCACGCCACGCTGCGCATCATCGAGGAAGCGCTGCGCAGCCGCGTGGTGCGCAGCGGCTTCTCGGTGGCGGGCGTGGGCTGCGTGCGCCTGGCGGACCGCGACGCCATCCCCCAGGCCGCGGACTTCCTCCTCACCGAGGAGAACGTCCACACGGTCATCGTCTACGGCCTGCTGGAAGACGGCGACGAGGGGCGCGAGGTGATCTCCGGCAGCCTGCGCACCAACAAGGCGACGCTGCACGTGGACCGCTTCCTCAAGGAGTGCCTGGGCAACGACCCGCGCGGCCGTCCCTACGGCGGCGGCCGCTCCCGCGCCGGCGGCTTCGAGATCGACGTCGGCTTCCTCACCGGCGACGATGACGACGACGAGCAGCAGCGCCTGAAGTGGGCCCTCTTCGACCGCCGCATCCGCCGCAAGATCTTTGAGGCCGCGGGGGTGGAGCACCTGGATGACGTGTTCGAGGAGGAAAGTCCTAAGTCCTGA
- a CDS encoding AAA family ATPase, producing MEAVILVGIQASGKSTFYRERFFDTHLRISLDMVRTRRRERLLMEACIAAGQRFVIDNTNPTVAERARYLAPARAAGFRTIGYFFEPDPKGSVARNAGRPRQVPPSGIFGTLKRLERPTLAEGFDELHIVRILEGSFTIQACE from the coding sequence ATGGAAGCCGTGATCCTTGTGGGAATCCAGGCCTCGGGGAAGTCGACCTTCTACCGCGAGCGCTTCTTCGACACGCACCTGCGCATCAGCCTGGACATGGTGCGCACGCGGCGGCGCGAGCGGCTGCTGATGGAGGCGTGCATCGCGGCGGGGCAGCGCTTCGTCATCGACAACACCAACCCGACCGTCGCCGAGCGGGCGCGCTACCTGGCCCCGGCGCGCGCGGCCGGCTTCCGCACCATCGGCTACTTCTTTGAGCCCGACCCAAAGGGCTCCGTGGCGCGCAACGCCGGCCGCCCGCGCCAGGTGCCGCCGAGCGGGATCTTTGGCACCCTCAAGCGCCTGGAGCGCCCCACCCTCGCCGAGGGCTTCGACGAGCTCCACATCGTACGCATCCTCGAAGGCAGCTTCACGATCCAGGCCTGCGAGTGA
- a CDS encoding energy transducer TonB — protein MTHSLRGTALGALVFAVAFAAPVDAQRARDPQLLTDKPAPREGCTTVRQPGTLPSVAALADSAALAQSMASFAKDNPIRDGKMTALYSVAFAANGSVERVAPIDYWLPQGEEPQLTALVRQSIRAQRPGNPWSVRLRVDPAAETVVRVGRSEVCQPRSTTRFELVTAAIDQQQAPPPMRVRVIVGTQGEIRSLEVVRSSGERELDRWVHDSLLSRRFQPGLIDGVPVIMERDEDVRLRYRP, from the coding sequence ATGACCCATTCCCTCCGTGGGACGGCGCTCGGTGCGCTCGTCTTCGCCGTTGCGTTCGCCGCTCCGGTGGATGCCCAGCGTGCCCGCGACCCGCAGCTCCTGACCGACAAGCCCGCCCCTCGCGAGGGGTGTACCACCGTGCGGCAGCCGGGCACCCTCCCCTCCGTCGCCGCGCTGGCGGACTCCGCGGCGCTGGCGCAGAGCATGGCCAGCTTCGCCAAGGACAACCCGATCAGAGACGGCAAGATGACGGCGCTCTACTCGGTCGCCTTCGCGGCGAACGGGAGCGTGGAGCGCGTGGCGCCGATCGACTACTGGCTTCCGCAGGGCGAGGAGCCGCAGCTCACCGCGCTGGTGCGCCAGTCGATCCGCGCGCAGCGCCCGGGGAACCCGTGGAGCGTGCGGCTGCGCGTGGACCCCGCCGCCGAGACCGTCGTGCGCGTCGGGCGCTCCGAGGTCTGCCAGCCCCGCTCCACCACGCGGTTCGAGCTGGTCACCGCCGCAATCGACCAGCAGCAGGCTCCCCCGCCGATGCGCGTGCGGGTGATCGTGGGCACGCAGGGCGAGATCCGCAGCCTCGAGGTGGTGCGCTCCTCCGGCGAGAGGGAGCTCGATCGCTGGGTGCACGACTCGCTCCTCAGCCGCAGGTTCCAGCCCGGCCTCATCGACGGCGTGCCGGTGATCATGGAGCGCGACGAAGACGTACGCCTGCGCTACCGCCCCTGA
- a CDS encoding SET domain-containing protein-lysine N-methyltransferase produces MPENKFSVTKGLAMRRSKIHGRGVYARVPISAGTRIVEYTGERITMDEAEARYPEDPDTVYHTFLFALEDGAVLDAAFRGNIARWINHSCDPNCEAVEEDGRIFIESLRDIAPGEELAYDYHFILEVRHSPAMKRRYPCICGAPNCRGTMLAKKR; encoded by the coding sequence ATGCCCGAAAACAAGTTCTCCGTCACGAAGGGGCTGGCGATGCGCCGGTCCAAAATCCACGGCCGTGGCGTGTACGCGCGCGTGCCAATATCAGCCGGCACCCGCATCGTGGAGTACACGGGCGAGCGGATCACCATGGACGAAGCGGAGGCCCGCTATCCCGAGGATCCGGACACGGTCTACCACACCTTCCTCTTCGCCCTGGAGGATGGCGCGGTGCTCGACGCGGCGTTCCGGGGCAACATCGCGCGGTGGATCAACCACTCGTGCGACCCCAACTGCGAGGCGGTTGAAGAGGACGGACGCATCTTCATCGAGTCCCTGCGCGACATCGCGCCGGGCGAGGAGCTGGCGTACGACTACCACTTCATTCTGGAGGTGCGCCACTCCCCCGCCATGAAGCGCCGCTACCCCTGCATCTGCGGCGCCCCCAACTGCCGCGGGACGATGCTGGCCAAGAAGCGGTGA
- a CDS encoding histidine kinase produces MTDMYMWGLLSAAAIFVSRKVSFERFGWTSVVLLNLAAAITLLLARYLVEREILGWAGFPRAPLAQGITRSFAPRLLTYLGLLLASYGWVYIVKHRERELREVQLREELVRAQLGRLKAQLEPHFLFNTLHSISTLLHRDPLAADQMVSRLADHLRTTIRATDTQLVELEQEVAELQPYLEIEQIRFGQRLRLTIEVRCSSRLLVPHMILQPLVENAIRHGISPSVQGGHVQIRAEQLDDHVVITVEDDGVGISGKSDTSGHGVGLANLRARLEHLYGSDQSLDVSPRDGAGTAVRVMLPVQTGK; encoded by the coding sequence ATGACCGACATGTACATGTGGGGCCTGCTCAGCGCAGCGGCCATTTTCGTGTCCCGCAAGGTCAGCTTCGAGAGGTTTGGCTGGACGTCCGTGGTCCTGTTGAATCTGGCTGCCGCGATCACTCTCCTGCTGGCCCGCTACCTCGTAGAGCGCGAGATACTTGGCTGGGCGGGGTTTCCGCGCGCACCACTCGCCCAGGGCATTACCCGTAGCTTCGCACCCAGGCTGCTGACCTATCTGGGCCTGCTCCTGGCAAGTTACGGCTGGGTTTACATCGTCAAGCACCGCGAGCGCGAGCTGCGAGAGGTTCAGTTGCGCGAGGAGCTGGTCCGGGCACAGCTCGGCAGGCTCAAAGCGCAGCTGGAACCACACTTCCTGTTCAACACTCTGCATTCCATATCCACTTTGCTGCACCGCGACCCGTTGGCTGCCGATCAGATGGTCAGCCGACTCGCGGATCACCTTCGGACGACGATTCGAGCGACCGATACCCAGCTCGTCGAGCTCGAGCAAGAGGTCGCCGAGCTGCAGCCCTATCTCGAAATCGAACAGATTCGGTTCGGCCAGCGGCTGAGGCTCACGATCGAGGTCAGGTGCTCAAGCCGTCTTCTCGTCCCGCACATGATCCTCCAGCCTCTGGTGGAGAACGCGATCCGGCATGGCATCTCCCCATCCGTGCAGGGCGGGCACGTGCAGATCCGGGCAGAGCAGCTTGACGATCACGTGGTGATCACGGTTGAGGATGATGGTGTAGGGATCTCGGGGAAGAGCGACACCTCTGGGCACGGGGTCGGGTTGGCGAACCTGCGGGCACGGCTTGAACACCTCTACGGGTCGGATCAGAGTCTCGACGTATCGCCGCGCGATGGGGCCGGCACGGCGGTGCGCGTGATGCTCCCAGTCCAGACGGGCAAGTGA
- a CDS encoding LytTR family DNA-binding domain-containing protein translates to MEIRVLIVDDEALARERIRSLLVQETGFRVVGEAENGSAAAAAVRKLSPDLVFLDIQMPGLDGFGVVEEVGVRNMPLTVFVTAFDRHAVRAFEVHALDYLMKPFTRERFLETLGRVRDQLFRTDQAVISDRLEQVLQSLNRGSSYVDQFTIRTGVRHTIVRVEDINLVTSEGNYLRLHTAGTSYLLREQMGRIEEQLDPSEFVRIHRSTMVRTSLITEVESVFQGEYIVTLRDGTKLNSSRGCREKLERAVRIVSSRDLPSTPSQ, encoded by the coding sequence ATGGAGATCCGGGTTCTAATCGTCGATGACGAGGCCCTCGCACGCGAGCGAATCCGCTCTCTGCTCGTTCAAGAGACGGGCTTCCGTGTCGTTGGAGAGGCGGAGAACGGGTCCGCGGCAGCGGCCGCGGTTCGGAAGCTATCGCCCGACCTCGTCTTCCTCGACATCCAGATGCCCGGCCTCGACGGCTTCGGGGTCGTAGAGGAGGTCGGCGTGAGGAACATGCCGCTGACCGTATTCGTGACTGCCTTCGATCGCCATGCCGTACGAGCCTTTGAAGTTCACGCGCTGGACTACCTCATGAAGCCATTCACACGTGAACGCTTCCTCGAAACTCTGGGCCGCGTTCGCGATCAGCTTTTCCGGACCGATCAGGCAGTAATCTCGGACAGGTTGGAGCAGGTTCTCCAGTCGTTGAACCGGGGTTCCTCCTACGTGGATCAGTTTACGATCCGAACCGGAGTGCGGCATACGATCGTCCGCGTGGAGGACATCAACCTCGTCACGTCCGAGGGGAACTACCTGCGGCTCCACACGGCCGGGACGTCCTATCTGCTTCGCGAGCAGATGGGGCGGATCGAGGAGCAGCTCGATCCGAGCGAGTTCGTGCGGATCCACCGCTCGACGATGGTACGCACGTCGCTGATTACCGAGGTCGAATCCGTCTTCCAGGGGGAGTACATCGTGACGTTGCGGGACGGAACGAAGTTGAATTCCAGCCGGGGCTGCCGGGAGAAACTCGAGAGGGCAGTACGCATCGTCTCCAGCCGGGACTTGCCGTCCACACCCTCCCAGTGA